A portion of the Nitrospirota bacterium genome contains these proteins:
- a CDS encoding division/cell wall cluster transcriptional repressor MraZ, which yields MFAGSYSCKVDEKGRFIVPSPIREQVESDGQAVVFIKGPEESTFLYSMKEWEKVLERTKASLDEEQSRLFMHHIVSESGTSELDKAGRILIPGRLRKLIPLDEDQEIVLVGMYHRMEIWNPSDWRRFIARSEERYEQNMSKIVNLL from the coding sequence ATGTTTGCCGGCTCATATTCATGCAAAGTCGATGAGAAGGGACGATTTATCGTCCCCTCGCCGATCCGTGAACAGGTCGAATCCGATGGACAAGCTGTCGTCTTCATCAAGGGCCCTGAAGAGTCGACGTTCCTCTACTCCATGAAGGAATGGGAAAAGGTTCTTGAACGGACAAAGGCCTCGCTGGATGAAGAACAGAGCCGGTTGTTCATGCACCACATCGTGTCGGAATCCGGCACATCGGAACTCGACAAAGCCGGACGGATTTTGATTCCTGGCCGCCTCAGAAAACTTATTCCGTTGGATGAGGACCAGGAAATCGTGCTGGTCGGCATGTACCATCGTATGGAAATCTGGAATCCGAGCGACTGGCGTCGTTTTATCGCCAGATCGGAAGAACGATACGAGCAGAACATGTCCAAGATCGTCAATCTCCTGTAA
- a CDS encoding DUF3391 domain-containing protein has product MRKQIPLRQLRVGMYVAGIDCSWFRSPFLTHRFLVQTVEQIERLRRSKIQSVDIDTSKGLDVTSLPIEEATLHTIGLLTSTQAPPSHDTPRSVSSLNQELTMAREAHQKLAQSVKTVFDDISKAGTANPGLINDAIQEITIVARTLSTHAAFMAMSQGRQLDASFNNHSLAVCTLSMILGQSLGYDLMQLHELATGALIHDIGLLQLPRHLFQTSAPLSGEDLATFRHHPRLGAIAIEAQRGFSQTVRQIAAEHHVAPDGHGYPSEASAGSTAEASRIVMITDRYDELLTGFGGLRPLPSHAAVQQLFQEGEFGRLDLRLVSVFIKLVGIYPVYSFVELNTKEQGMITTVNPARLHQPIVALTYDQTGSPYRSPITVDLSSQEQFPLRSITRVVTSESSETSRAA; this is encoded by the coding sequence ATGCGCAAGCAGATTCCTCTTCGTCAACTTCGGGTTGGAATGTATGTGGCAGGTATCGACTGTTCCTGGTTCCGGAGCCCATTCCTGACACACCGGTTTCTGGTTCAAACGGTCGAACAGATCGAGCGCTTGCGGCGATCCAAGATCCAGTCCGTGGACATCGACACCTCAAAAGGGCTCGACGTCACGTCCCTACCGATTGAGGAAGCAACCCTTCACACGATTGGCCTGCTGACCTCCACCCAAGCACCCCCAAGCCACGACACACCCCGCTCAGTGAGTTCACTGAACCAGGAACTGACGATGGCTCGAGAGGCGCACCAGAAACTGGCTCAATCGGTTAAAACCGTCTTCGACGACATCAGCAAAGCAGGCACCGCAAACCCAGGACTGATCAACGACGCGATTCAGGAAATCACCATCGTCGCACGGACCCTCAGCACCCACGCTGCATTTATGGCGATGAGCCAGGGGCGACAGCTCGATGCCTCTTTCAACAACCATAGTCTCGCCGTCTGCACCCTGTCGATGATACTCGGCCAATCACTGGGCTATGACCTGATGCAACTCCACGAGTTGGCGACCGGCGCACTCATCCATGACATCGGTCTGTTACAACTTCCCCGACACCTATTCCAAACCTCTGCGCCCCTTTCCGGTGAGGACCTCGCAACCTTTCGTCATCATCCAAGACTCGGCGCCATTGCCATCGAGGCACAACGCGGGTTTTCCCAGACCGTTCGCCAAATAGCGGCCGAACACCATGTCGCCCCGGATGGGCACGGCTATCCCTCCGAAGCTTCGGCTGGCTCCACGGCAGAAGCGAGTCGCATCGTGATGATTACAGATCGATACGATGAACTACTGACCGGATTCGGAGGCCTCCGACCGCTGCCGTCCCACGCAGCAGTTCAACAGCTATTCCAAGAAGGAGAATTCGGACGCCTCGACCTGAGGCTTGTATCCGTCTTCATCAAGTTAGTTGGCATCTACCCCGTCTACAGTTTTGTGGAACTCAATACGAAAGAACAGGGAATGATCACCACCGTTAATCCTGCCAGGCTCCATCAACCGATCGTCGCGTTAACCTACGACCAGACGGGCAGCCCCTACCGAAGTCCGATCACGGTTGACCTCTCCAGTCAGGAGCAGTTCCCTCTACGCTCTATTACACGTGTGGTGACATCAGAGTCGAGCGAGACAAGTCGCGCGGCCTAG
- the bioB gene encoding biotin synthase BioB — translation MVDYQDFAAKALRDETLTRNECQAVLDSPDERLLELLQAAFTVRSRYFGKTVRLQMLQNAKSGACMEDCHYCSQSAISTAPIERYNLLPQKEMIDGARQAAASKAQRYCIVISGRSPLDREIDEIAGAVRAIKQEIPIQICCSLGLMSEPQAKRLKAAGVDRVNHNLNTGEAFHASICTTHTFQDRLNTIQNARAAGLEICSGGIVGMGEKDEDLIDLAMALIDVKPDSIPLNTLHPATGTPLENCDNLTPQRCLKVLCLFRFLHPRTELRVAGGREHNLRSLQPLALYPADSIFVNNYLTTPGSPAPEVWGMIEDLGFKIEVDHQQPVGN, via the coding sequence ATGGTCGACTATCAGGATTTCGCAGCTAAAGCCTTGCGCGACGAGACGCTGACCAGAAATGAATGTCAGGCCGTGCTCGATAGTCCCGATGAGCGATTGCTGGAACTCCTCCAAGCCGCCTTTACCGTCCGATCACGTTATTTCGGCAAGACCGTCCGTCTCCAGATGTTGCAGAACGCCAAGAGTGGGGCCTGCATGGAAGACTGTCACTACTGTTCTCAATCTGCGATCTCCACCGCCCCGATCGAGCGCTATAACCTCTTGCCGCAAAAAGAGATGATCGACGGTGCCAGGCAGGCTGCCGCCTCGAAAGCCCAACGTTATTGCATCGTCATCAGCGGTCGGAGTCCGTTGGACCGGGAGATCGACGAAATCGCGGGAGCCGTCCGCGCGATCAAGCAGGAGATTCCAATTCAAATTTGCTGCTCACTCGGCCTTATGAGCGAACCACAGGCCAAACGTCTGAAGGCGGCGGGCGTCGATCGGGTGAACCACAATTTGAATACAGGCGAAGCCTTTCACGCGTCCATCTGCACCACGCATACCTTCCAGGACCGGCTCAACACCATCCAGAACGCGCGGGCAGCAGGACTGGAAATCTGTTCAGGCGGGATCGTCGGAATGGGAGAAAAGGACGAAGACCTCATCGACCTGGCCATGGCCCTGATCGACGTCAAGCCGGACTCCATTCCGCTCAACACACTCCATCCGGCTACGGGCACGCCGCTGGAGAACTGTGACAACCTGACCCCTCAACGCTGTTTAAAAGTGCTCTGCCTCTTCCGGTTCCTGCACCCACGCACAGAACTCCGCGTAGCAGGCGGCCGTGAACATAACCTCCGCAGCCTCCAGCCCTTGGCCCTCTACCCGGCCGACTCCATCTTCGTGAACAACTATCTCACGACGCCAGGCTCTCCTGCCCCCGAAGTCTGGGGCATGATCGAAGACCTCGGATTCAAGATCGAAGTGGACCACCAGCAGCCGGTCGGTAACTAG
- a CDS encoding FtsX-like permease family protein: protein MLNIALIRSHGLQQPFRTLLSVAGVALGVLASVAIGTANVQVLRSFEQAVTTVAGPSTLEIVGSDLGLDESVISAVRMAEGVASAAPVIDETVVVAQGAQHGQVLKVLGLDLLAEVGTRGFQLSQADTEVALDTLLAPDALYLGRQVAAEWSLGVGSTLEVTAGGRLVRLRVVGLIHDEAGRSSLWDRLAIMDIASAQRLFQAIGRLDRIELVTQAGQSLDDVIASVRTVLPPHMVVQRPAQRTKQLENMVRAFQLNLTVLSWVGLLVGMFLIYNTMAFAVAQRRREIGIYRALGMTERRVVGLFLVEAGILGLLGGLVGGLGGVWLARGLVSLVSRTISDLYAPVASDGSIMWMDMLTFVAVAKGVLLGTVVSMIGALAPSVEAGRTVTVRALAPGDYESAHQLRAGLFGWIGLALLLLGGLCSLMGPVGGLPLFGYVSTICLLGALSCLAPLCIKALGMRRARQESKAMALGGSLRHIAADQAARHPGRNAVTVSALMVGLSIMIGVAVMVRSFRDTVEVWVNETVIADLIVAPQSWPHGKQSGQASRALPGAWRATLAAIDGIAAVDTYREVHVEVEGRPVSLVSRDLRLHAQRSRYLMVQGDSTVALQRAAETGGVLLSEVLANRLGLREGSRILVTTQAGPVNVPVEGIFYDYATDGGKMVMDRDWYQQRWDDGRVTVFPIYLAAGVDRERVRQSILTNISGMDGVTVPPSVIRNHELRKEILDIFDRTFVLTYVLETIAVLVAMLGIINTLVTAVLERRREFATLRAIGASPKQVEQLVLWEATYLGLIGAALGVVGGLLLATLLIQVINKQSFGWTIQMTIPGGLILQAVALALTAALVAGYWPARWAARQPLVDGLREE, encoded by the coding sequence ATGCTTAATATCGCTCTGATCCGCTCCCATGGCCTCCAGCAGCCATTTCGGACCTTGCTCAGCGTCGCCGGAGTCGCCCTGGGCGTGTTGGCTTCCGTGGCCATCGGGACGGCGAACGTTCAAGTGTTGCGGTCGTTTGAGCAGGCCGTCACGACGGTGGCCGGTCCCTCCACTTTGGAAATTGTGGGCAGTGATCTCGGTCTGGATGAATCCGTCATCTCGGCTGTCCGCATGGCCGAGGGGGTGGCAAGCGCCGCTCCAGTCATTGACGAAACGGTCGTGGTTGCTCAGGGAGCACAGCATGGGCAGGTGCTGAAGGTTTTGGGTCTGGATCTTCTTGCGGAGGTCGGGACGCGTGGATTCCAGCTCTCGCAGGCTGACACTGAGGTGGCGCTGGATACACTCCTGGCTCCGGACGCGTTGTATCTTGGCCGTCAGGTTGCGGCTGAGTGGAGCCTTGGAGTCGGTAGCACCCTTGAGGTGACGGCGGGGGGACGTCTTGTGCGGCTGCGGGTCGTAGGGCTTATTCACGACGAGGCGGGGCGTTCCTCCCTCTGGGATCGGTTGGCGATCATGGATATTGCTTCGGCGCAGCGGTTGTTCCAAGCGATCGGACGATTGGACCGGATCGAGTTGGTGACGCAGGCCGGTCAGTCGCTCGACGACGTCATAGCCTCTGTCCGGACGGTGCTCCCGCCCCATATGGTTGTGCAACGGCCGGCTCAACGGACGAAGCAGCTCGAAAATATGGTGCGGGCCTTCCAACTCAATCTGACGGTCTTGAGCTGGGTTGGTCTGCTCGTCGGGATGTTCTTGATCTACAACACGATGGCCTTTGCTGTGGCGCAACGACGGCGTGAGATCGGTATCTATCGCGCATTGGGAATGACGGAGCGACGGGTCGTCGGCCTCTTCCTCGTGGAGGCAGGGATCCTCGGTCTCCTTGGCGGGCTCGTGGGAGGTCTTGGCGGGGTTTGGTTAGCCAGAGGGTTGGTGTCGCTCGTGAGCCGGACCATCTCAGACCTCTATGCGCCGGTTGCATCCGACGGGTCGATTATGTGGATGGACATGTTGACGTTCGTGGCCGTGGCGAAGGGGGTGCTGCTCGGAACCGTGGTCTCGATGATAGGGGCCTTGGCTCCCAGTGTGGAAGCAGGTAGAACCGTGACGGTTCGTGCCTTGGCGCCTGGAGACTATGAATCTGCACATCAACTGCGGGCAGGCCTGTTCGGGTGGATCGGCCTCGCATTGTTGTTGCTGGGAGGCCTCTGCTCACTGATGGGTCCGGTCGGAGGTCTGCCCCTCTTCGGATATGTCTCGACGATCTGTCTCTTGGGAGCTCTCTCCTGTCTTGCGCCACTCTGTATCAAGGCCTTGGGCATGCGGCGCGCTCGCCAAGAGAGTAAGGCCATGGCGCTCGGGGGGAGCCTGCGGCATATCGCGGCAGATCAGGCTGCGCGCCATCCTGGCAGGAATGCTGTGACTGTGTCGGCGTTGATGGTGGGACTATCGATCATGATCGGTGTGGCCGTGATGGTGCGCAGTTTTCGCGACACCGTCGAGGTCTGGGTGAACGAGACCGTCATCGCCGATCTCATCGTGGCCCCACAATCCTGGCCCCATGGGAAGCAGTCTGGCCAGGCGTCACGGGCTCTCCCGGGGGCCTGGCGTGCAACCCTGGCGGCGATTGACGGCATTGCCGCTGTCGATACCTATCGGGAGGTGCATGTGGAGGTAGAAGGCCGTCCGGTTTCGTTGGTCTCACGAGATCTCAGGCTCCATGCACAGCGCAGCCGATATCTGATGGTCCAAGGAGATTCAACTGTGGCCTTGCAGCGAGCCGCCGAGACCGGTGGCGTGCTCCTGTCGGAAGTGTTGGCGAATCGACTCGGTCTTCGCGAGGGGAGCAGGATTTTAGTCACGACGCAGGCAGGACCAGTGAATGTGCCCGTCGAGGGGATCTTCTACGATTACGCGACCGACGGTGGAAAGATGGTGATGGATCGGGACTGGTATCAGCAACGATGGGACGATGGGCGTGTGACGGTATTTCCAATTTACCTCGCTGCGGGGGTCGATCGTGAGCGCGTGCGGCAGTCGATTCTCACAAATATTTCGGGGATGGATGGCGTGACGGTTCCACCGTCTGTGATTCGAAACCACGAGTTGAGGAAGGAGATTCTCGATATCTTCGACCGCACCTTCGTGCTCACCTATGTTCTCGAAACCATTGCCGTGTTGGTGGCAATGTTGGGCATCATCAATACTCTGGTGACGGCGGTGCTGGAGCGTCGTCGTGAATTCGCCACACTGCGGGCGATCGGCGCCAGTCCGAAGCAGGTAGAGCAATTGGTCTTATGGGAAGCGACCTATCTTGGATTGATCGGGGCGGCGCTGGGTGTCGTCGGAGGCCTGTTGCTTGCGACGCTGCTCATCCAGGTGATCAATAAACAGTCATTTGGTTGGACGATTCAGATGACGATCCCAGGTGGACTGATTCTACAAGCAGTCGCCCTCGCTCTTACTGCGGCCCTGGTAGCAGGCTATTGGCCTGCGCGCTGGGCCGCAAGGCAGCCTCTCGTGGACGGGCTGAGGGAGGAATAG
- a CDS encoding RusA family crossover junction endodeoxyribonuclease yields MLTLPVPPSINHQYATVNGRRLLSSVGRAYKAQVGQLVWLKLAQSADRASLLSRFQSEWLALSIRFYFTSALRRDVDGGLKIAQDALCEGLGINDNRIVETHLYKHIDRDNPRIEVSLAPACNS; encoded by the coding sequence ATGCTCACACTCCCTGTGCCTCCCAGCATCAATCATCAATATGCCACGGTAAACGGCCGACGATTGCTCTCCTCAGTCGGTCGCGCCTACAAGGCCCAAGTCGGGCAACTCGTCTGGCTGAAGTTGGCGCAGTCTGCAGATCGAGCCTCCTTGCTCTCACGATTCCAGTCTGAGTGGCTCGCCCTATCCATCCGGTTCTATTTCACCTCAGCCTTGCGTCGAGACGTCGATGGTGGACTCAAGATTGCGCAGGATGCTCTCTGTGAGGGACTCGGGATCAACGACAATCGCATCGTTGAAACGCACCTCTATAAACACATCGATAGAGACAACCCTCGCATCGAAGTATCCCTGGCCCCTGCCTGCAACTCCTAG
- a CDS encoding response regulator transcription factor: MGAKTALSRKIQPIEEEIDADLLTPRQRDILRLVSIGHTNREIAEMLEISVRTVEVHRFNLMRRLNVRNVAQLLRRALQLGLLARTFGAK; this comes from the coding sequence ATGGGCGCGAAAACTGCTTTGAGCCGAAAAATCCAGCCGATAGAAGAAGAGATCGATGCCGATCTCCTGACGCCCCGGCAGCGTGACATCCTTCGCCTGGTGTCGATCGGGCATACGAACCGTGAAATTGCGGAAATGCTCGAGATCAGCGTCCGCACCGTGGAAGTGCACCGATTCAACTTGATGCGGCGGTTGAACGTCAGAAATGTGGCTCAGCTACTCCGGCGGGCTCTGCAGCTCGGACTCCTAGCCAGAACGTTCGGCGCGAAGTAG
- a CDS encoding dihydroorotate oxidase, with protein sequence MDLSTTIAGVRFPSCFMNASGALCVTREELLALGRSRAGAIVTKSMTVEPREGNPSPRYYGFPGGSINSMGLPNLGYKAYAALIPELKAIGKPVIASVAGLCEDDFPTIAAVINAAKPDLIEVNLSCPNIPGKPQIGYDAEASERLLKRVRNVITVPMGVKLPPYFDPAHHKAMGEVIGRCGVDFLNLINSVGNGLVVDPDREEVVIKPKGGFGGLGGTIIKPVALANVRAFWKIFEGRISIIGTGGVVNGVDAFEHILCGASAVQIGTILVEEGVEVFGRLERELAAQCGKKGYTKLEDCRGKLKEL encoded by the coding sequence ATGGATCTTTCGACCACCATTGCCGGCGTACGATTTCCCAGTTGTTTCATGAACGCCTCGGGGGCGCTCTGTGTGACGCGTGAAGAACTGTTGGCCCTTGGCCGGTCTCGTGCCGGCGCCATCGTCACCAAGTCGATGACGGTTGAGCCTCGTGAAGGAAATCCGTCGCCCCGGTACTATGGATTTCCCGGCGGGTCCATTAACTCCATGGGCTTGCCGAATCTCGGGTACAAGGCCTATGCCGCGCTCATTCCAGAGTTGAAGGCCATCGGCAAGCCGGTGATTGCCAGTGTGGCAGGCCTTTGCGAAGACGATTTCCCGACGATCGCAGCGGTCATCAATGCAGCCAAGCCGGACTTGATCGAAGTCAATCTTTCCTGCCCCAACATCCCGGGCAAACCTCAGATCGGCTATGACGCCGAAGCCTCAGAGCGATTGCTGAAGCGCGTTCGCAACGTCATTACGGTTCCGATGGGTGTGAAGCTGCCGCCCTACTTCGATCCGGCCCATCATAAAGCGATGGGCGAGGTGATCGGCCGTTGCGGAGTCGATTTTCTCAATCTGATTAATTCTGTCGGCAACGGGTTGGTCGTGGACCCGGACCGCGAAGAGGTCGTCATCAAGCCGAAGGGCGGCTTTGGCGGACTGGGTGGAACGATCATCAAGCCGGTTGCGCTGGCCAACGTGCGGGCGTTTTGGAAGATCTTCGAAGGCCGCATCTCGATCATCGGGACCGGCGGCGTGGTCAATGGCGTGGATGCCTTCGAACATATCCTCTGCGGCGCGTCAGCTGTGCAGATCGGGACGATTTTGGTTGAGGAAGGGGTCGAGGTGTTTGGTCGATTGGAACGGGAGCTGGCAGCACAGTGTGGCAAGAAGGGCTATACGAAGTTGGAGGATTGCAGAGGGAAGCTGAAGGAATTGTAG
- a CDS encoding ABC transporter ATP-binding protein, protein MRVELEASIAVVRLEQVSKMYERGGDTITGLDRVTVEVATGDFCAFIGPSGCGKSTLLNLVAGLDVPTSGGILLAGRSTSRFTSDDWTRVRRETVGIIFQAFHLIPGLTAMENVAFPLLLRGERGASVQSRVEEVLELVSMTARRHHRPSELSGGEQQRVAIARAIVHRPQIILADEPTGNLDSQHGAEIIALLRSLVGHVRQTILLVTHSHAAAEAADYVWAMKDGQLVTKTSHEPVSVGA, encoded by the coding sequence GTGCGGGTGGAGCTGGAGGCGTCGATCGCTGTGGTGAGGCTCGAGCAGGTATCGAAAATGTATGAACGCGGTGGAGATACCATCACCGGGCTCGATCGGGTCACGGTCGAGGTGGCGACGGGCGATTTCTGCGCATTTATTGGTCCCAGCGGCTGTGGGAAGAGTACATTGCTCAATCTGGTAGCCGGATTGGATGTACCGACCTCTGGGGGTATCCTTCTCGCAGGGCGATCGACCAGTCGATTTACCAGCGACGATTGGACGAGAGTCAGGCGGGAAACCGTCGGGATTATCTTTCAAGCGTTCCATTTGATTCCCGGGCTTACGGCCATGGAGAATGTCGCGTTTCCCTTGTTGCTCAGGGGAGAGCGAGGGGCATCGGTTCAATCGCGGGTCGAGGAGGTGCTCGAGTTGGTTTCGATGACCGCACGGCGGCACCATCGCCCCAGCGAACTTTCCGGTGGGGAGCAGCAGCGTGTGGCGATTGCACGAGCGATCGTACATCGGCCTCAGATCATTCTCGCCGACGAGCCGACCGGGAATCTGGATTCCCAGCATGGAGCCGAGATCATCGCGCTCCTTCGATCGCTCGTTGGACATGTTCGTCAAACCATTTTGTTAGTCACCCACAGTCACGCGGCTGCGGAGGCCGCTGATTATGTCTGGGCTATGAAGGATGGGCAGCTCGTGACGAAAACGTCGCACGAGCCTGTCTCGGTAGGAGCCTAA
- a CDS encoding zinc ribbon domain-containing protein yields MPLYEYRCLDCHKRSTALVLSLTNHAPATCSHCLSPRVERMLSRFASPKSEAARLEALAEPDNLAGLDKNDPQSMARFMKKMGDEMGEDLGSELTEAAEQEGAGPLELEGTDSL; encoded by the coding sequence ATGCCGCTCTATGAATATCGATGTCTCGACTGTCACAAGCGCAGCACGGCCCTGGTCTTGAGCCTGACCAATCACGCGCCGGCAACCTGTTCCCATTGTCTGAGCCCTCGAGTGGAACGAATGCTGTCTCGGTTTGCCTCCCCGAAATCCGAAGCGGCGCGCCTGGAAGCCCTGGCTGAGCCAGACAATCTTGCCGGGCTCGATAAAAACGACCCCCAGAGCATGGCTCGATTCATGAAGAAGATGGGCGACGAAATGGGTGAGGACCTCGGAAGCGAACTCACAGAGGCGGCAGAGCAGGAAGGAGCCGGCCCTCTCGAATTGGAGGGCACTGACAGTCTGTGA
- a CDS encoding helix-turn-helix domain-containing protein → MAKEPKSELMTAEETCQYLKITPRTLYRYLRSRQIPAFKLGKEWRFVRSDLEQWIRDRTRTPQAS, encoded by the coding sequence ATGGCCAAAGAGCCCAAGAGCGAGCTGATGACGGCGGAGGAGACCTGTCAATACCTCAAGATCACCCCGCGGACGCTCTATCGATATCTACGGAGTCGCCAAATACCCGCCTTCAAGCTTGGGAAAGAATGGCGCTTCGTACGTTCGGATCTGGAGCAATGGATTCGCGATCGAACCAGGACGCCACAAGCCTCGTAA
- a CDS encoding ComF family protein, whose amino-acid sequence MVRKDIQDRLFGWCRQALRFVLPVECLACGHPLSIDPVPFFCTSCWQTIHPLRQPACARCDQPFVSEAARTYTPNHQCQNCQKRPPDFQRAWTLFPYLPPLREAICSFKYRGRHTLVKPLARLMINALPRELDVDMIIPVPLHPARLRGREYNQSLLLADQLARHMARPVSSTNLIRITSTDPQTTLPRQARLNNLRKAFDVRRPQDLREKRILLVDDVFTTGTTLNECAKALRQAGSGPVFALTLARTVDAALVPDRLWAEQGIPAHTHIGL is encoded by the coding sequence ATGGTACGTAAAGACATACAGGATCGGCTCTTCGGATGGTGCCGTCAGGCTCTCCGGTTTGTGCTGCCGGTAGAATGCCTGGCCTGTGGCCATCCACTCAGCATCGATCCGGTACCCTTCTTCTGTACATCCTGCTGGCAAACGATCCACCCGCTCCGACAACCAGCTTGTGCCCGCTGCGATCAGCCGTTTGTCTCAGAAGCGGCCAGGACCTATACGCCCAACCATCAATGCCAAAACTGCCAGAAACGGCCGCCCGACTTTCAACGGGCCTGGACCCTCTTCCCCTATCTCCCGCCACTGCGGGAAGCCATCTGTTCGTTCAAATATCGAGGCAGACATACCCTGGTCAAACCGCTCGCACGTCTCATGATCAACGCCCTGCCTCGTGAACTCGACGTCGACATGATCATCCCTGTGCCCTTGCACCCAGCCCGCTTACGAGGGCGCGAGTATAACCAATCCCTGCTGTTGGCCGATCAACTCGCCCGACACATGGCCCGCCCGGTATCGAGCACCAACCTCATCAGGATTACCTCCACCGATCCGCAAACCACGTTACCGCGACAGGCACGGCTGAACAATCTCCGGAAAGCCTTTGACGTCCGTCGGCCGCAAGACCTCAGGGAAAAGCGCATCCTCCTTGTGGATGACGTCTTTACCACCGGCACCACGCTGAACGAATGTGCGAAAGCGCTACGACAAGCCGGCAGCGGGCCAGTATTCGCGCTGACCCTGGCCAGAACGGTCGATGCGGCGCTGGTGCCGGATCGACTCTGGGCCGAGCAGGGGATACCGGCACACACACATATAGGACTATGA
- a CDS encoding ABC transporter permease, whose protein sequence is MAVFVWLTIMTALRILGRNRMRAGLTMLGIVIGVAAVIAMVSIGEGAKRAVQAQIATMGTNVIIIFPGVTSASGVRGGQGSAITLTVSDALELKKRIPLLVDTGWSRRDVMQIVYGNRNWNGTINGVSPSYLTIRDWSFTSGGPFTQTDLDSAARVALVGQTIVENLFDPGEEPVGAMIRIKNVPFRVIGVLAPKGQSSQGSDQDDVIFIPFSTAERKVFGTSFIGSVAAMFGSTDQVDDLPMAAAQIREVLRARHRLQAEQLDDFTIRTQVDIGKVQEGTSETLTMMLFAIASVSLLVGGIGIMNILLVSVTERTREIGVRMAVGAKRYHIVMQFLIEAMTLSLVGGVLGIVLGVAGAKLTTLIAGWPTIISGNVIVISFFFSLVVGLFFGLYPANKAARLNPIEALRYE, encoded by the coding sequence ATGGCGGTATTTGTGTGGCTCACGATCATGACGGCCTTGCGCATCCTGGGCCGAAATCGGATGCGTGCCGGTCTCACGATGCTGGGGATTGTCATCGGCGTGGCGGCGGTCATTGCGATGGTGAGCATCGGTGAGGGAGCCAAGCGGGCCGTGCAGGCGCAAATCGCGACGATGGGGACGAATGTGATTATCATTTTCCCCGGGGTCACCTCTGCGAGTGGAGTCCGGGGAGGCCAGGGGAGCGCCATCACGCTTACCGTGTCCGACGCCCTGGAGCTGAAAAAACGCATCCCGCTGCTGGTCGATACCGGATGGTCCAGGCGGGATGTCATGCAAATCGTGTACGGAAACCGAAACTGGAACGGAACGATTAACGGCGTCTCTCCCAGCTATCTCACCATTCGAGACTGGTCCTTTACGAGCGGCGGCCCCTTTACCCAGACGGATTTAGATAGTGCCGCCCGCGTTGCGCTCGTTGGCCAAACGATTGTGGAGAATCTGTTTGACCCAGGCGAAGAGCCGGTGGGTGCGATGATCCGCATCAAGAACGTCCCGTTTCGTGTCATCGGCGTGCTTGCGCCCAAAGGCCAATCATCGCAAGGCTCCGACCAAGACGATGTGATTTTCATCCCCTTCAGCACGGCGGAGCGTAAGGTGTTCGGCACGTCGTTTATCGGGTCTGTCGCGGCGATGTTCGGCTCGACCGATCAAGTCGATGATTTGCCGATGGCAGCTGCGCAAATTCGAGAGGTCTTGCGCGCGCGGCATCGCCTTCAGGCGGAGCAACTCGACGATTTCACGATCAGGACGCAGGTCGATATCGGAAAGGTGCAGGAAGGGACCAGTGAGACCTTGACGATGATGCTCTTCGCGATTGCCTCCGTGTCTCTCTTGGTCGGGGGGATCGGCATCATGAATATTTTGCTCGTATCCGTGACGGAACGAACGAGAGAGATCGGGGTCCGTATGGCGGTTGGCGCCAAACGGTATCACATCGTGATGCAGTTCCTGATCGAGGCCATGACGTTGAGCCTGGTCGGCGGGGTGTTGGGCATCGTACTCGGGGTTGCCGGGGCGAAGTTGACGACGCTGATCGCCGGCTGGCCAACCATTATCTCGGGTAACGTCATCGTGATTTCGTTCTTCTTTTCACTCGTGGTCGGTCTTTTCTTCGGCCTGTACCCTGCGAATAAGGCTGCTCGTCTCAACCCCATCGAAGCGCTTCGGTATGAATAG